One window of the Eschrichtius robustus isolate mEscRob2 chromosome 13, mEscRob2.pri, whole genome shotgun sequence genome contains the following:
- the LOC137775859 gene encoding ras-related protein Rab-6B-like, protein MVPAPWRTLAVTDDVLGQDSTGMKGSPDQRIDDAGTDRGSDVIILLVGNKTDLANKRQVTIQEGEQRAKELSATFIETSAKTGYNVKQLFRCVASALPGMENVQEKSKEGMIDIKLDQPRESLASKGGCSR, encoded by the coding sequence ATGGTGCCAGCTCCTTGGCGGACACTGGCGGTAACAGATGATGTCCTTGGGCAAGACTCAACAGGCATGAAGGGCAGCCCAGACCAGCGGATCGATGATGCCGGGACAGATAGGGGTAGTGATGTCATCATCCTGCTGGTGGGCAACAAGACCGACCTGGCCAACAAGAGGCAGGTGACCATCCAGGAGGGCGAGCAGCGTGCCAAAGAACTGAGCGCCACGTTCATCGAGACCAGTGCCAAGACCGGCTACAACGTGAAGCAGCTCTTCCGATGTGTGGCCTCGGCTCTGCCTGGAATGGAGAATGTCcaggagaaaagcaaagaagGGATGATCGACATCAAGCTGGACCAACCCCGGGAGTCCCTGGCCAGCAAGGGCGGCTGCTCCCGCTAA